A region of the Methanobacterium sp. Maddingley MBC34 genome:
TTTAACCTTCCCCGAGTTTTTATCAAGGCGTTTTGACAGTAGATTCATCCAGTACTTTTCAGGTGCGATTATTTTTATTGGAATGCCATTATACGCCTCTGTTGTCCTTGTAGGGATGGCAAGATTTGTGGAAACAACGTTGAGTGTGGATTATAATATAGCTTTGGTTGTAATGGCAGTAATAGTGGCAGTATATGTTATTTTCGGTGGGATCAAGGGTGTGATGTACACCGATGCCCTGCAGGGCAGTATAATGTTTTTTGGAATGATATTCCTGCTCATAGCAATTTACTGGATCCTGGGAGGAGTAACAGATGCCAATCAGGCACTCACCAATCTGGTGAATGTTGTTCCACAGAAGGCAACTGCAGCTGCTACTGCAACTGGATTCACGGGCTGGACATCCATGCCTTCCCTGGGGAGTCCATTCTGGTGGACATTAGTCTCCAGTTTGATCCTGGGAGTGGGTATAGGAGTTCTATCCCAGCCCCAGTTAGTGGTGCGTTTTATGACTGTTAAATCAAATAAGGAGTTAAACCGGGGAGTTTTGATTGGGGGAGTATTCATATTTGTAATGACCTTCGGGGCCTACGTGGTAGGAGCACTCTCCAACGTCTATTTCTTCCAGACAACTGGACAGACTGCAGTTCAAGCAGCAGGAGGTAATCTGGATAAGGTTATACCCACATTCATAGCTGCGGCCATGCCTCTATGGTTTGCATATTTATTTATGATCGCGCTCCTATCTGCTGCCATGTCCACCCTTTCTGCTCAGTTCCATGTTCAGGGAACTGCCCTGGGAAGGGACATATATGAGACTTTGGTAAGTAAAACTGGAGGATCATCAGTAAGAATGGCCAGGATTGGGATAGTAATTGCAGTTATCATTGCAGTAATTCTTGGATTCATATTACCTGCCAGTATAGTAGCCCTGGGAACTGCCCTGTGGTTTGGTATCACTGCTGCAGCATTCCTGGCAATATACGTGGCAGCACTGTACTGGAGGCGAGCCACCAAAGAAGGTGCAA
Encoded here:
- a CDS encoding SSS sodium solute transporter (PFAM: Sodium:solute symporter family~TIGRFAM: transporter, SSS family), translating into MIYVDLMILSIVVLIFLLINGYVGYVAWRRTKNADDYLVAGRETHPFIMALSYGATFISTAAIVGFGGVAANYGMGILWLVFLNIIIGIFIAFVFFGKRTRKMGHNLGALTFPEFLSRRFDSRFIQYFSGAIIFIGMPLYASVVLVGMARFVETTLSVDYNIALVVMAVIVAVYVIFGGIKGVMYTDALQGSIMFFGMIFLLIAIYWILGGVTDANQALTNLVNVVPQKATAAATATGFTGWTSMPSLGSPFWWTLVSSLILGVGIGVLSQPQLVVRFMTVKSNKELNRGVLIGGVFIFVMTFGAYVVGALSNVYFFQTTGQTAVQAAGGNLDKVIPTFIAAAMPLWFAYLFMIALLSAAMSTLSAQFHVQGTALGRDIYETLVSKTGGSSVRMARIGIVIAVIIAVILGFILPASIVALGTALWFGITAAAFLAIYVAALYWRRATKEGAIAGLVCGAVTSLIWLLFGFKKTAEPLGISNALMGQSTIITSVPWPTVDPMIVALPVAIIVTIVVSLLTKPPEKEFLDKCFEGVDQSRGK